The following proteins come from a genomic window of Paenibacillus swuensis:
- a CDS encoding carbohydrate ABC transporter permease translates to MRTFKTEPSTIVFNLIGYVLLTLLALFCITPFWLMVSGSFSDEMDIVSRGFQIIPDNFSWEAYKSVFQTPEQIYRAYGVTVGLTVVGSLLGLFLTSMAGFVLSRQEFKYRNSFSFFIYFTTLFSGGLIPWYILMVNQLHLKDSYLALLLPPLLSAWNIILMKNFMKSIPDSIVESAKIDGAGEFYIYWKLILPLSTPGLATIGLFLALSYWNDWFLANIFITSPEKYPLQFLLYKILASAAVLQTNAANYVSANVTPPTETLKMAVAVVATGPIVLLYPFVQRYFVKGLTIGAVKG, encoded by the coding sequence ATGAGAACTTTCAAAACCGAACCGTCAACCATCGTCTTTAATCTCATAGGATACGTCCTGCTGACGCTTCTCGCGCTGTTCTGCATCACCCCGTTCTGGCTTATGGTCAGCGGTTCCTTTTCGGACGAAATGGACATTGTGAGCAGAGGGTTCCAGATCATACCGGACAACTTTTCCTGGGAAGCCTATAAATCGGTGTTTCAGACGCCCGAACAGATTTACCGCGCTTATGGCGTCACCGTTGGGCTCACTGTGGTCGGATCGCTATTGGGTCTGTTCCTAACGTCAATGGCCGGGTTCGTCCTTTCGCGACAGGAGTTCAAATATCGGAATTCCTTCTCGTTCTTCATCTATTTCACCACACTGTTCAGCGGAGGCCTGATTCCATGGTACATCCTGATGGTGAATCAACTGCATTTAAAGGACAGCTATCTCGCTTTGCTGTTACCGCCGTTGTTAAGCGCGTGGAACATTATTTTGATGAAAAATTTCATGAAATCCATTCCCGATTCCATTGTGGAATCCGCCAAAATCGACGGGGCGGGCGAGTTCTACATTTATTGGAAGCTGATTCTTCCGCTCTCCACACCGGGGCTCGCCACCATCGGCCTGTTCCTGGCGCTAAGCTACTGGAATGACTGGTTTCTGGCGAACATTTTCATCACCTCTCCGGAGAAGTACCCGCTGCAGTTTCTGTTATACAAGATTCTCGCCAGCGCGGCTGTCCTTCAAACGAACGCAGCGAACTACGTGTCCGCTAATGTGACGCCGCCTACAGAAACACTGAAGATGGCTGTAGCCGTTGTGGCAACGGGCCCCATCGTATTGCTGTACCCTTTTGTACAGAGATATTTCGTAAAAGGACTTACGATCGGCGCCGTGAAGGGCTGA
- a CDS encoding ABC transporter permease, which translates to MHTFLFELRRNKVLFFMLLPTLVFFLIFSYFPMVGIYYAFTQYSFEGGLFGSKFVGMKNFEFLYKSGVLWNLTKNTVLYNLAFIILGNILQLISAIFLAQIPGKLFKKTTQSLIFLPYFISWVLVGAFVYNLFNIDTGVINSLLAQLHLPAYDFYMSTAPWKYIIVGFNLWKGIGYGMIIYLAAIMSISEEYYEAAKIDGANIFTQTRHITLPLLMPTFVMLILFSLGGILKGQFDLFYQIIGNNGLLFEATDIIDTYVFRSLAVNFNIGMGTAAGLYQSLFGFVLILTVNYIIKKTREDYALF; encoded by the coding sequence ATGCATACTTTTCTATTTGAGCTTAGACGCAACAAAGTTTTATTCTTCATGCTGCTTCCGACCCTGGTGTTTTTTCTGATTTTCAGTTACTTCCCCATGGTCGGCATTTATTACGCATTCACCCAATACAGCTTCGAGGGGGGCTTGTTCGGAAGCAAATTTGTAGGGATGAAAAATTTTGAGTTTCTCTATAAATCCGGCGTGCTTTGGAATTTAACGAAAAATACGGTGTTATACAATTTGGCCTTTATTATTCTGGGCAACATCTTGCAGTTGATCAGCGCGATTTTTCTGGCGCAGATTCCGGGGAAATTGTTCAAGAAAACAACGCAGTCTCTTATCTTTCTCCCTTATTTTATTTCATGGGTACTGGTAGGGGCGTTCGTGTACAACCTGTTCAATATTGATACCGGTGTGATTAACTCGCTTCTGGCACAGCTGCATTTGCCCGCTTACGATTTCTACATGAGTACGGCGCCTTGGAAATACATCATCGTCGGGTTTAATCTCTGGAAGGGGATCGGCTACGGCATGATCATCTATCTGGCCGCGATTATGAGTATAAGCGAGGAGTATTACGAGGCGGCCAAGATCGACGGCGCCAACATTTTTACACAGACCCGACATATCACGTTACCGCTGCTGATGCCTACTTTTGTAATGCTGATCCTGTTCAGCCTTGGCGGCATTTTGAAAGGACAATTCGATCTGTTTTATCAGATTATAGGCAACAACGGTTTGCTGTTCGAAGCGACGGATATTATCGATACCTACGTATTCCGGTCATTGGCGGTCAACTTCAATATCGGTATGGGAACGGCGGCCGGGCTTTATCAATCCCTGTTCGGCTTCGTGCTCATCCTAACCGTGAATTACATTATCAAAAAAACCCGCGAAGACTACGCGTTGTTCTAA